The Branchiostoma lanceolatum isolate klBraLanc5 chromosome 12, klBraLanc5.hap2, whole genome shotgun sequence DNA segment AGAGTTCACTCTGTCCAAAATGTCGACCGAAAAAATTATATCATGACgaaaaatttgaaaactttcTCCAGCCAGCTCCCTAGCTTCAAAACTTCCAACACTGCTAGATTTTTGTGCTAAAGAGCTAGTGCATTTTGTCAAAGGTGGCATAATTACAAACAGAAAACGTTCGTGCGAAACGAGAAGACCACGCAAATAATTTACATGACTCACGCGACCGGGGGAGGCTTGGGGACTTCCCGCGCAAATCGCAGAACTCAACACCCCACAAAAAGTCGTTTTTTATCGCATAAAGCTCACAATACACCTTTCTTCTGGTCATATTAGTTCACCACTACCTTTTCTGACCAGATTTTATAGTTGTCATGCAGGATTGGGGCTTTTAAAGGCCAAAAATTACCTTTCTTTAGCAGTTCTTCGGAGCGTGTCGccagagtcaacttcttctttcTCGTCTGAGATttaaagatggcggacaatGACGTCATGGTAATCCCGTCGTCCTTTTCGGGGTGGAAAGTTTTTCGATGTTAGAAAACTTTGGAGAAAGTTGAACGCTCGACGGATCTTGCTTAAAACGAGTATAATCTGTGCCTGAATATCGTTTATGATATTGTTGTTATTTCTCTAACTTCTTCGTGTTATGGAGGGACGGAGTTTGTAGAATTTCTTTGCTCCAGATACAAGAAGGTCTGAAACGAAAATGTAATTCTTGCACAGGCCATCTCTTGTGATGAAATCCTTACGGAGGCTCTTCCAAAATGAAATTTGCACGTACTCtttcattacaggtttgcgtagcaaaacctttgttggatccgttggcatgtgtgatggccgccatcttgattttgtgacgtcgcagagtagccataccatttcattgggaggggtgttttggggggtcgctagcgttctctctattttcaacaaatcggcacacagtcATCaaacattcaactcaaataggAAGAAAAAATccataccaattcatattcataaaaagaccccgtaatcgctaaactaacatagaaAACCTGAAgaatatgtagcacaaatacacTACTACGTAGTGCTTATAACTGTTTCTAAAACTTCCAGCTCATGATTCGTACATGCATGGTATGTATGTTGACATATCTTctaacatcttttttttcttattttacagAACGTATGACGAATAGATCCCGGTGTGCGACTCCCACGTGCGGCGTACTCTAGGGCCCCACCTGTAGTAATTAGAACGTCATGAAACGCCAGCCGTTGCGATGAGGACTATTTTCTTCCGATGGGACCGTGTGCAAAAGGTTGTCTCGGGGCACAAACGGTTGTGCGTCATCGCCTGCCTGTCCTTCCTGATCCTCTTCACCGTCTACAACCACTATGAGAGAAATCAAGCCGCCAGGCCGCGTGGCGGGAAACTGCAAGGCCCATTCTCCAGCCGTGACCTCATGGCACCGGCCAAGATGGCAGACTACGACAACATGGCGGGAAATCCAAAACTCCACCACGGCGACATCGGACGACAGAAGAAGGAGGAGCTAGAAACTCCCGCCACTTTGCTGTCAGACGACAACGAGATTCCGGTCCACCCCCACAATAGAGTAGTCAGTCTGGTCGACGCGTTAGAATACGAGTTTGCTTATCCAAGTTCTAACGTCAAGCATTTCCTCGGTGACTTCTATTGCCCCGCGTGTTTCGGAGATTCCCTCTGCAAGGATTTCGACAAGAAGTTCCAGTTTCCAAACGCTGGCAGGACGTCGCCCCTGGCTCAAAACGGAGTCTATTTCGGCCTGAAGGCTGCGAACAAAGAGCCGATTGTTGGGAAGTTGTTAGTAGAAGCTGAAAGATACGGGAAGTTTCACCAGTTTGCGTGTCAGGGGAAGAGTAGCCTGTTGGAAGGAGACAGTTGCGATGTGAACGAAGCCATTGTTGAGTTGTTAAAGCAGGACCTTACCGTTGCTAGGTTACGAGAGTTTGCGGCGGAGATGGATCCAAACGAGGAAGAAGAATATAGGTATTAATGCCAACAAATCTATAACTATATATCTGTCAACTTTCATACACCTGTCACGGACTCACGGTCATTCGATCGTTGTTGTTGTCGTcgttgtagttgttgttgttgttgttgttgttgtaaatttaGAAAGTCGACAGCAAACACCCAAACCAACGGTAATAAACATTATGCATACGTTTTGTGTGTATTCTAGATCTCATTTCAAGCTAAACTTTGACTtcaatttgaaatgaaaagttCTTAACTGGCTAGATAGACGATGTACAGTACAAGATATTATTACAACATTGTTatgcatttctttctttctgtcttttgcTGCAGCATACTTCGATGTCTGTCTGAAAGATTCCTACAACAGGCGAAAGCAGCCTACGACATAGACAAGGACAACGTTCTCTCCACGAACGAATCAGCAAAACTTCTCACAACATTTCTGTTGAACCCTGAACCAATCATCTTTCAGGTTAGCATTTTGAACTTTTTGTGCATGCTACTCGATATTATCATGATCTCTCTTTCAGACTATATGGtatatgaataaaaagactctttttacacaaccaagagatttattccaccgacgtttcggtgaccatctgtcaccttcttcaaggcaattctgactgatcgacagttgtgtatgtgttacacttccgtacgtttgggaccgcatagtgatgtcatctgtgattgtacatatgtgaatattttgcgtttgggaatgcatctcattatgtataaacaggaacacctgtgctgcattactatgtgaaccagtcagaattgtcttgaagaaggtgacagatctagatggtcaccgaaacgtcggtggaataaatctcttggttgtgtaagaagagtatttttattcatttatatggTATATGATTTTGTGCGTTTTTTAAACATAACTAGTATTAGGAACACATCATTTTTCAATTTAATTTGGTGACACTATTTTGCAGGTGTTCCACTACAACCAAGGGTGGCCCTTCCCATCGTTCCTCGGGGCGTGTGGCCGAATGGCGGTGTTCGAACACAGCGGGTCGCCCCTCAGATATTACTACGAGGACACCTGGGAAACCCGCATGAAACTCACACTAAAAGGTCAGAAAAAGATACTTCTTAATCCGTGTGTCCTTTTAAATTGTGGCTTTGAAATCTGATGACAATTTTATACCCTATTTGCGTACATATTTTAAAAGTAAAGCTCTTATCAACAAGATTTCAATGAGCAACCCGATCCTTGAGacctttcgtcttccactgtcaaCTCGAAAGGGCCCTAAGACTATGTCACGTGATAtgaacggaagtgtgacgtcagcaacaggtcaaaggtgccctgcagtcggtatcggcccccgtctcggttgagAGATGGTTCATTACCATCACAAATGTACTTTCATTTAAACATTATAGACTTTTATTGCATGAAATACAATCCtcataacatcacaaaacccataCATTACACAGAAAATGAGacctttcgtcttccactgtctcggaaaagcGATTCGAAACCAAGTTATAAATCAGTCAATACTTAGACTACAGTTGTCACATGCTATATTTTCTGCCTATCCGTccttttcgtgttacatgtacttgcagttAGCCTCCGGGCAAGAATTTGTGATAAACTTTTCATTtatgatttaattttgtttctagtGCTCGAGCTTGTCGATAAGCTGACCAACAATGACCAGGGGTGGGTCATCATGCCGACGGACCTCGGCTACGACAACATCGTGGTGAACAGTGAATGGGAACTGTACGTCATAGATGTGGAGGACGTAGTGATATTAGACTTGGCATCGATGCCTGGAGGTAAGATTTCTGTAGGTCATGTCAAAATAGAGACAGTTTATGGGGTTCAGGAAGTCACACACGAAGTGTGGGCGTAGGGAAAGTACTAGTAGTCTAGACCTAGCCCACTGATGTAAGGGCGCGATGCCCCAATTTAACACTACGTTGGAGGGAGTTCAAGGTTTGTATGTAATACTACAGTATCAGATGATAATGtttagtactctccaagcagaggttggtggagacgattgtgacctttttatcatatgtcccgttttctgtcggcacacCGTTGTTTTGAGGAGGAGGACTCTGTATCAACGTAAAGTTTAACCATATCGAAGAACATCGGTGTTGGACGTAGCCATATCCTCCAGTTCCCTAGAGTCTATGCAACTATTTTGTGGTAATCTTATTGTTTCCTTGTTCATTGCACGTAGAACAATGTACCAAAGATTTGAaatgctgttttcattttcataaaacGTACAGATCTTCTTGTGGAAAGGGAGGTGTGCAATGAAGACTGTTTTTACGACTTGACCGTCAAGGCGGACGAGCCTGAAGAAGACAAGACGTGCGTGCAACCCTACAAGCATATCGGGGCGACTTACTACTTTCTCTGTCACGAGATTCTTACCGACGAAGCGAAGAACATGAGTGACATGGACTACGAGACTTTAGAGTCCCCCAACCCGGGCGGCTTGCTGCACGACCCACCGGAAAACATCGAGAAAGAGGGAACTCTCGCGAATCTTCTGAACGAGTGTTTGTACGAGAACATGCCCGGCGGACGTATGAAGGCAGTAACGGAACTGAAGGCACACTTGAAGAAGTGGCTCGGGTTGGACTCACAGCTAACATTTGACAAGGACCGGTAACAACTAAGCCGATGTCCAGTTCTTTTGTACACAAGCCCCGTTCCACATTGTAAATATGCAACTGATGAtaagcttgttttgttttgtttccttacACAACTTTTGTTGGGAATATATATGCGTAGCATCAGAAATTATAGAAGGTTCATTTCTTAAGCAACCAATcatgttttgaaacaaagtATTATCGATATCATTGATATATTTAAGATCGTTTTTCTTCTAAACAACATAAgtattgtaaatacatgtagctggatGCTTGATCGATGTATATCAGCCGTTGCATTTCAAAATAGTTCATTGTTGTAAGCTTTGACGAACTGTGCAATTATAAACAACTCCGTAAGGTTCTCTTCTTCTTGTTGCAAATACGAGCTATATGAAATCATTTTAGACCGCTCAAAGCCCCCATTTCTGAAGAGTGGGCAAATACTATACCTGTTATATGCAGTTTGCTTAGATGTCGCAAGAGGCGCAGTATCACTGGTACTTATCAGTTTTCTGTCGGCTTAGACCTGATCTCAACTCAGAGTTTTAGTTTAAAGTTTCCTTTCTGGTGTtcatactacattgtatatcatgtacattacatttttCATGGTATTTGATTTTTCTAACATGCCAAGATTTGATAACAACGCACATGGAAACATCAGTGAAAACAAGTAATTACGAACGTTCGTTTTAATGGAAAACACCAATGCCGTATAAACAATGCACATACATGTTGCAGACAATGCAAAATAGTAACATtgttcatttgatgttctaacaCCGCGTACGACTGTTACAAA contains these protein-coding regions:
- the LOC136445868 gene encoding divergent protein kinase domain 2A-like, whose amino-acid sequence is MRTIFFRWDRVQKVVSGHKRLCVIACLSFLILFTVYNHYERNQAARPRGGKLQGPFSSRDLMAPAKMADYDNMAGNPKLHHGDIGRQKKEELETPATLLSDDNEIPVHPHNRVVSLVDALEYEFAYPSSNVKHFLGDFYCPACFGDSLCKDFDKKFQFPNAGRTSPLAQNGVYFGLKAANKEPIVGKLLVEAERYGKFHQFACQGKSSLLEGDSCDVNEAIVELLKQDLTVARLREFAAEMDPNEEEEYSILRCLSERFLQQAKAAYDIDKDNVLSTNESAKLLTTFLLNPEPIIFQVFHYNQGWPFPSFLGACGRMAVFEHSGSPLRYYYEDTWETRMKLTLKVLELVDKLTNNDQGWVIMPTDLGYDNIVVNSEWELYVIDVEDVVILDLASMPGDLLVEREVCNEDCFYDLTVKADEPEEDKTCVQPYKHIGATYYFLCHEILTDEAKNMSDMDYETLESPNPGGLLHDPPENIEKEGTLANLLNECLYENMPGGRMKAVTELKAHLKKWLGLDSQLTFDKDR